From the genome of Eucalyptus grandis isolate ANBG69807.140 chromosome 2, ASM1654582v1, whole genome shotgun sequence, one region includes:
- the LOC104433528 gene encoding pantothenate kinase 1, whose protein sequence is MDLKGVAGRALPSDEASIAMLPAESRAPMPHLAIDIGGSLIKLVYYSRNGDWLPEDNKIWSSKESLGVSNGEGNHPLSEGRLHFAKFETSKINDCIEFIRSKQLHVGGQHHEVPSKNKIIIKATGGGAFKFTDLFKEKLGIVLDKEDEMDCLVAGANFLLKAVQREAFFYMDGQKQFVQIDHKDLYPYLLVNIGSGVSMIKVDGDGKFERVSGTSVGGGTFWGLGRLLTKCQSFDELLELSHVGNNRVIDMLVGDIYGGTDYAKIGLSSTNIASSFGKAISVDKELEDYQPEDISRSLLRMISNNIGQIAYLNALRYGLKRIFFGGFFIRGHAYTMDTISVAVHYWSKGEAQAMFLRHEGFLGALGAFASYERHGFDDLTAHQLAQLCPRRESCSEGTLHSAPHCDVIKEKKTL, encoded by the exons ATGGATCTCAAGGGCGTCGCCGGTCGAGCGCTTCCGTCCGACGAAGCTTCCATCGCCATGCTGCCGGCCGAATCCCGCGCCCCAATGCCTCACCTGGCCATCGACATCGGAG GGTCTCTGATCAAGTTGGTTTATTATTCGAGAAACGGCGATTGGTTGCCGGAAGATAACAAAATTTGGTCTTCCAAGGAGAGCCTGGGGGTCTCCAATGGCGAGGGCAACCACCCTCTTTCCGAAGGAAGGCTTCACTTTGCAAAGTTCGAAACCAGCAAGATCAACGATTGCATAGAGTTCATCCGGTCGAAGCAGCTGCACGTCGGAG GCCAGCATCATGAGGTTCCTTCCAAGAACAAGATCATTATCAAG GCCACGGGAGGTGGGGCATTCAAGTTTACAGATCTCTTCAAAGAGAAGCTTGGAATTGTACTTGATAAGGAAGATGAAATGGACTGTCTTGTTGCAGGAGCAAACTTCCTGTTAAAG GCAGTCCAGCGGGAAGCCTTTTTCTATATGGATGGCCAGAAACAATTTGTGCAGATTGATCATAAAGATTTGTACCCCTATCTCCTTGTTAATATTGGATCAGGTGTCAGCATGATCAAG GTGGATGGGGATGGAAAATTTGAGCGAGTTAGTGGGACAAGTGTTGGTGGAGGCACCTTTTGGGGGTTGGGAAGGCTTCTAACAAAATGCCAGAG TTTTGATGAGTTGCTTGAGTTGAGCCACGTTGGAAATAACAGAGTCATAGATATGCTTGTTGGGGACATCTATGGAGGAACAGATTATGCAAAG ATTGGTCTCTCATCGACAAATATTGCTTCTAGCTTTGGTAAAGCAATTTCAGTCGATAAAGAACTTGAAGATTACCAACCTGAAGATATTTCACGGTCTCTTTTGAGAATGATTTCTAATAATATTGGCCAG ATCGCCTACTTAAATGCACTTCGATATGGGCTCAAGCGAATATTCTTTGGAGGGTTTTTCATCCGGGGCCATGCTTATACCATGGATACTATCTCTGTCGCAGTTCACTACTG GTCAAAAGGCGAGGCCCAAGCAATGTTTCTGCGGCATGAAGGGTTTCTTGGAGCATTGGGTGCTTTTGCAAGCTATGAAAGGCATGGATTTGATGACCTGACGGCTCATCAGTTGGCGCAACTATGCCCGAGAAGAGAATCCTGCTCTGAAGGTACACTACACAGTGCCCCACATTGTGAtgtgattaaagaaaagaagacattGTAA